Proteins found in one Litorihabitans aurantiacus genomic segment:
- the ndk gene encoding nucleoside-diphosphate kinase, which produces MTIQRSLVLVKPDGVQRRLTGEILRRIEAKGYRIAALAQRTADDDLLAQHYAEHVGKPFYAPLVAFMGSGELVAVIVEGHRVIEGVRALIGATDPTTAAPGSIRGDLAADTGEKVQRNLVHASDSAESAEREIALWFPTA; this is translated from the coding sequence GTGACCATCCAGCGCTCCCTCGTCCTCGTCAAGCCCGACGGCGTCCAGCGCCGCCTCACCGGTGAGATCCTGCGCCGCATCGAGGCGAAGGGCTACCGCATCGCGGCCCTCGCCCAGCGCACGGCGGACGACGACCTCCTCGCGCAGCACTACGCCGAGCACGTCGGCAAGCCTTTCTACGCCCCCCTGGTGGCGTTCATGGGCTCGGGCGAGCTCGTGGCCGTGATCGTCGAGGGCCACCGCGTCATCGAGGGTGTCCGTGCGCTCATCGGAGCCACCGACCCGACGACGGCGGCGCCCGGCTCGATCCGCGGCGACCTCGCGGCGGACACGGGCGAGAAGGTGCAGCGCAACCTCGTGCACGCGTCGGACTCGGCCGAGTCCGCCGAGCGCGAGATCGCGCTCTGGTTCCCGACCGCCTGA
- a CDS encoding DUF4233 domain-containing protein: MSTISQSAVPESAPDPSTGQGSPEVPAAPKPPRSARRLFCSTLLGLEAFVVFFAALTAYGLRAVDTGVILGVGIGGALACILAAGLLRSFVGYLLGTFIQGCLVAVAFLVPPMRDHMLAVGLVFAVLWVICWRVGARIDVEREERYAAELAHARANGTDGTDGTDGSGADGRVEP; the protein is encoded by the coding sequence GTGAGCACGATCAGCCAGTCAGCCGTCCCCGAGTCCGCACCCGACCCGAGCACGGGGCAGGGGTCACCCGAGGTACCCGCCGCGCCGAAGCCCCCGCGCTCGGCCCGTCGCCTCTTCTGCTCGACCCTGCTCGGCCTGGAGGCGTTCGTCGTCTTCTTCGCCGCGCTGACGGCCTACGGGCTGCGCGCTGTGGACACCGGCGTCATCCTCGGCGTCGGGATCGGTGGTGCGCTCGCCTGCATCCTGGCCGCGGGGCTGCTGCGCAGCTTCGTCGGCTACCTGCTGGGCACCTTCATCCAGGGCTGCCTGGTGGCGGTGGCGTTCCTCGTGCCGCCGATGCGGGACCACATGCTCGCCGTCGGGCTCGTCTTCGCGGTGCTGTGGGTCATCTGCTGGCGCGTCGGGGCGCGGATCGACGTCGAGCGCGAGGAGCGCTACGCCGCGGAGCTCGCGCACGCCCGCGCGAACGGCACCGACGGCACCGACGGCACCGACGGCTCAGGAGCGGACGGTAGGGTCGAGCCGTGA
- the dhaM gene encoding dihydroxyacetone kinase phosphoryl donor subunit DhaM, with the protein MTGRDARRTHVDERATGLVLVSHSALLAGGVVELAAQMAPDVVLRPAGGTDDARLGTSFDVVERAIAAELDAGCSGVVLLADIGSARMTAEAVIEALEDPRVVLAGGAFVEGAVAAAVAAQTGGDVAQVVDAVAHASRQVALELPREPAAPDAPIRVPDGGEPPRVHLDLGLDGPGAPDAPGHREVARRTATVRNHDGLHARPAAALVRLVGTYDATVLVDGASAASLLAVMGLGLRRGQEVSLEASGADREDAVVAVADAFEAAFGER; encoded by the coding sequence GTGACCGGGCGCGACGCGCGCCGCACGCACGTCGACGAGCGGGCCACGGGCCTGGTGCTCGTCTCCCACTCCGCGCTGCTGGCCGGGGGCGTCGTCGAGCTCGCGGCCCAGATGGCGCCCGACGTCGTGCTGCGACCCGCGGGCGGGACGGACGACGCACGCCTGGGCACCAGCTTCGACGTCGTCGAGCGCGCCATCGCGGCCGAGCTCGACGCGGGCTGCTCCGGCGTCGTGCTCCTGGCCGACATCGGGTCGGCGCGCATGACGGCCGAGGCCGTCATCGAGGCGCTCGAGGACCCGCGGGTGGTCCTGGCCGGGGGCGCCTTCGTCGAGGGTGCGGTCGCGGCGGCCGTCGCGGCGCAGACCGGGGGCGACGTCGCCCAGGTGGTCGACGCCGTCGCGCACGCCTCGCGCCAGGTGGCGCTCGAGCTGCCGCGCGAGCCCGCGGCGCCCGACGCGCCCATCCGCGTGCCCGACGGCGGGGAGCCGCCGCGGGTGCACCTCGACCTCGGCCTCGACGGACCGGGCGCGCCGGACGCGCCGGGGCACCGTGAGGTCGCCCGGCGCACCGCGACGGTGCGCAACCACGACGGCCTCCACGCACGGCCCGCCGCGGCGCTCGTGCGGCTCGTCGGGACCTACGACGCGACGGTCCTGGTCGACGGCGCGAGCGCCGCCAGCCTGCTGGCCGTCATGGGGCTCGGGCTGCGCCGCGGCCAGGAGGTGTCCCTCGAGGCCAGCGGCGCCGACCGCGAGGACGCCGTGGTCGCCGTGGCGGACGCCTTCGAGGCCGCCTTCGGCGAGCGCTGA
- the dhaL gene encoding dihydroxyacetone kinase subunit DhaL, protein MSTPETPGDGGDAPVLDVAWALRFVALAAQEVAQQRVELSELDRAIGDGDHGENLARGFGAVTAALEKADPATVGAVLKLVATTLMSTVGGAAGPLYGTAFLRAAKVSDAPTIDAQGVVSLIDAALEGVVSRGRAKVGDKTMVDAWHPALEAASRAADDGDPPAAVLARAAEAAEAGAAATDDLVALKGRASYLGERSRGHRDPGAASSALLLRAAARAVTP, encoded by the coding sequence GTGAGCACCCCCGAGACTCCCGGCGACGGCGGGGACGCCCCGGTGCTCGACGTCGCGTGGGCGCTGCGGTTCGTGGCGCTCGCGGCGCAGGAGGTCGCGCAGCAGCGCGTCGAGCTCTCCGAGCTGGACCGGGCGATCGGCGACGGCGACCACGGCGAGAACCTCGCCCGCGGCTTCGGTGCCGTCACCGCCGCGCTGGAGAAGGCCGACCCCGCCACCGTGGGCGCCGTGCTCAAGCTCGTCGCGACGACGCTGATGTCGACGGTCGGCGGCGCCGCGGGTCCGCTCTACGGGACGGCGTTCCTCCGCGCGGCGAAGGTGAGCGACGCGCCGACGATCGACGCGCAGGGCGTCGTGAGCCTGATCGACGCCGCGCTCGAGGGTGTCGTGTCGCGCGGCCGCGCGAAGGTCGGGGACAAGACGATGGTCGACGCCTGGCACCCGGCGCTCGAGGCGGCCTCCCGGGCGGCGGACGACGGCGACCCGCCCGCCGCCGTCCTGGCACGGGCGGCCGAGGCGGCCGAGGCCGGCGCCGCGGCCACCGACGACCTCGTCGCGCTGAAGGGCCGCGCCAGCTACCTGGGCGAGCGCAGCCGCGGTCATCGCGACCCCGGCGCCGCCTCGAGCGCCCTGCTCCTGCGTGCCGCCGCCCGGGCGGTGACCCCGTGA